A genomic window from Nocardioides rotundus includes:
- a CDS encoding DUF222 domain-containing protein, giving the protein MELITGLEELADGRLLDHAGEVARARRELEVQELRVALSFVVRNNPDRLDPGISRLPGRERARRYGGVGTDEVTEFCCAELGARMGITSFAAAALMADAVDLVVRLPQLWARVEAFEVRVSYARFVARKTRDLSIEQAAYVDSRVAESADGRVPWTRFEELVAAAIVASDPAAAAAAEEKAQRASYARVTRSDEHGMRGLFVRAPFPVIARVDAMLALVADALAAQGMPGTLDERRAWALLVLCDPRQAIGLLAAYRRPAQAAATGQSERPAPDPDVDRDREEPEPESEGSEPEVQLDLSLPAEAFGVDWAALLPKVELFVHCYAGPEPTGIARVEGQGPVTQAWVRALLGERVRFTVRPVLDLEGQAPVDAYEIPDRHRQAVHLMTPADIFPWGSNRSRSMQIDHTIPHPRGRGPGGLEAAGEPASVDGGSVGWSGIGNYGPMTGFHHRVKTHGGWQVVQPFPGIYLWRDPHGATYLVDHTGTRRIDTARTRHHLAQDYDLGA; this is encoded by the coding sequence ATGGAATTGATCACCGGGTTGGAGGAGCTGGCCGATGGCCGGCTGCTGGACCATGCCGGTGAGGTGGCGCGGGCGCGGCGCGAGCTGGAGGTCCAGGAGCTGCGGGTGGCGCTGTCGTTCGTGGTGCGCAACAACCCGGATCGTCTGGACCCGGGGATCTCGCGGTTGCCGGGGCGGGAGCGGGCTCGGCGGTACGGCGGGGTGGGGACCGATGAGGTGACGGAGTTCTGCTGCGCGGAGCTGGGTGCCCGGATGGGCATCACCTCGTTCGCGGCGGCGGCGTTGATGGCCGATGCGGTGGACCTGGTGGTCCGGCTGCCGCAGCTGTGGGCGCGGGTGGAGGCCTTCGAGGTGCGGGTCTCCTATGCCCGGTTCGTGGCGCGCAAGACCCGGGACCTGAGCATCGAGCAGGCGGCGTACGTCGACTCCCGGGTGGCCGAGTCCGCCGACGGGCGGGTGCCGTGGACCCGGTTCGAGGAGCTGGTCGCGGCCGCGATCGTCGCCTCGGACCCGGCTGCTGCGGCGGCTGCGGAGGAGAAGGCGCAGCGCGCCTCCTACGCGCGGGTGACGCGTTCGGATGAGCATGGGATGCGGGGGCTGTTCGTGCGGGCGCCGTTCCCGGTGATCGCGCGGGTGGACGCCATGCTGGCGCTGGTCGCGGACGCGTTGGCCGCCCAAGGGATGCCGGGCACGCTCGATGAGCGGCGGGCCTGGGCGTTGCTGGTGTTGTGCGACCCGCGGCAGGCGATCGGGCTGCTGGCCGCCTACCGCCGACCGGCCCAGGCCGCGGCGACGGGGCAGTCCGAGCGACCGGCCCCAGACCCCGACGTGGACCGGGATCGCGAGGAGCCCGAGCCCGAGTCCGAGGGGTCGGAGCCGGAGGTGCAGCTGGATCTCTCGCTGCCGGCGGAGGCGTTCGGGGTGGACTGGGCGGCGTTGTTGCCGAAGGTGGAGCTCTTCGTGCACTGCTACGCCGGTCCGGAGCCGACCGGGATCGCCCGGGTGGAGGGTCAGGGCCCGGTGACGCAGGCGTGGGTCCGGGCCCTGTTGGGGGAGCGGGTGCGGTTCACGGTGCGGCCGGTGCTCGATCTTGAGGGTCAGGCGCCGGTGGACGCCTATGAGATCCCGGACCGACATAGACAGGCCGTGCATCTGATGACGCCGGCCGACATCTTCCCGTGGGGCTCCAACCGGAGCCGCAGCATGCAGATCGATCACACCATCCCCCACCCGCGGGGACGGGGTCCCGGTGGGCTCGAGGCTGCCGGCGAGCCAGCGAGCGTGGACGGCGGGTCGGTGGGGTGGTCCGGCATCGGGAATTACGGCCCGATGACCGGGTTCCACCACCGGGTCAAGACCCACGGCGGCTGGCAGGTCGTCCAGCCCTTCCCCGGGATCTACCTGTGGCGCGACCCCCACGGCGCGACGTACCTCGTCGACCACACCGGCACCCGCCGGATCGACACCGCCCGGACCCGCCACCACCTGGCCCAGGACTACGACCTCGGCGCCTGA
- a CDS encoding SRPBCC domain-containing protein, with protein sequence MYGRIEATSSGHRLTFVRDLAAPVDRVWEMLTDRAARATWLFDGEIEPRVGGAVDLFDEDHQMTGVVTTWEPPHRLALTWSSPDAPAGDVRFDLAATAEGRCRLTVTHSVAPGGRPRSLAAGWHTILDRLAPGRETPGFHELVAVYAERPIEDPDRE encoded by the coding sequence TTGTACGGCAGGATCGAGGCCACGTCCTCGGGACATCGCCTCACCTTCGTGCGCGATCTCGCCGCTCCCGTCGACCGGGTATGGGAGATGCTCACCGACCGCGCCGCCCGGGCGACCTGGTTGTTCGACGGCGAGATCGAGCCCCGCGTCGGCGGTGCCGTCGACCTGTTCGACGAGGACCACCAGATGACCGGGGTGGTGACGACCTGGGAGCCCCCGCACCGGCTCGCGCTGACCTGGTCGAGCCCGGACGCGCCGGCGGGCGACGTACGCTTCGACCTCGCGGCGACCGCGGAGGGCCGGTGCCGCCTGACGGTGACCCACTCCGTCGCGCCCGGAGGGAGGCCGCGCAGTCTCGCCGCGGGGTGGCACACGATCCTCGACCGGCTCGCCCCCGGACGCGAGACCCCCGGATTCCACGAGCTGGTGGCCGTCTACGCCGAGAGGCCGATCGAGGACCCGGACCGGGAGTGA
- a CDS encoding ArsR/SmtB family transcription factor, whose amino-acid sequence MSAEVYRAVADPHRRQLLDALRDHGEQSLSTLCDMMPISRQGVTKHLRVLESAGLVRVRRHGRERLHRLDSRPLRELADWTATYSLFWNARLDALESRLEE is encoded by the coding sequence GTGAGTGCGGAGGTCTACCGAGCGGTCGCCGACCCGCATCGGCGTCAGCTGCTCGACGCGCTGCGCGATCACGGGGAGCAGAGCCTCTCCACGCTCTGCGACATGATGCCGATCAGCCGCCAGGGGGTCACCAAGCATCTGCGGGTGTTGGAGTCCGCGGGACTGGTCCGGGTGCGCCGGCATGGTCGGGAGCGACTGCATCGGCTCGACTCCCGGCCGCTGCGGGAGCTCGCCGACTGGACGGCGACGTACTCGCTCTTCTGGAACGCCCGCCTCGACGCGCTGGAGTCGCGGCTCGAGGAGTAG
- a CDS encoding MFS transporter, with translation MSGPARHPAALGIGVVLLEFAAAVSTLVFSTLLPAAAQDLHGTTRLALLVSGSTIGLFTATACAAPMLARWGTRPMLVLGLASTVVGSVVATTAAGPWWFAGGRFIAGVAAGLLAVVGVSAAIRHLEERVRLRVIAASTAMWIVPGLVGPSAAAGLEHVVGWRWALLAPIPLTILGRVLIVSALPAEVRAARATDGGHRPVGPTLLIPAGVAAFVLATETDLWLVGITGLIAATAGFAALMPRGTLALRRGAPSALAGLTLFGLGYFGATSLVTLALTRVLGTSLTEAGWALGGAPVAWALATLAMPRLQDLGRAPGPAAGLLVTACGVLGTAVLLVTGAPFPWALATWIVVGAGVGVAYPTLYLRATTPDGSADAEQLAAAVITTESFGGLVGAAAGGAAVSAMIGGGVRADLGYATVYVGFGLALALAAAVSSRSAAGVRDTGR, from the coding sequence GTGAGCGGGCCGGCACGACACCCCGCGGCCCTCGGCATCGGCGTGGTGCTGCTGGAGTTCGCGGCGGCCGTGTCCACCCTGGTCTTCTCCACCCTGCTGCCGGCGGCCGCGCAGGACCTGCACGGGACCACCCGGCTGGCGCTGCTGGTCAGCGGCTCGACGATCGGCCTCTTCACCGCGACCGCGTGTGCCGCCCCGATGCTGGCCCGGTGGGGCACCCGGCCGATGCTGGTCCTCGGACTGGCATCGACCGTGGTCGGCAGCGTCGTCGCCACCACCGCCGCCGGACCCTGGTGGTTCGCCGGCGGGCGCTTCATCGCCGGGGTCGCCGCGGGGCTTCTGGCCGTGGTGGGCGTCTCCGCGGCCATCCGCCACCTGGAGGAGCGGGTCCGGCTCCGCGTGATCGCCGCGTCCACCGCGATGTGGATCGTGCCCGGCCTGGTGGGGCCGAGCGCCGCCGCCGGGCTCGAGCACGTGGTCGGCTGGCGGTGGGCCCTGCTCGCGCCGATCCCGCTCACCATTCTCGGCCGGGTCCTGATCGTGTCGGCACTGCCCGCCGAAGTGCGAGCCGCACGTGCGACCGACGGCGGGCACCGCCCGGTCGGGCCGACCCTGCTCATCCCGGCCGGCGTCGCGGCGTTCGTGCTGGCGACGGAGACCGACCTCTGGCTCGTGGGGATCACGGGACTGATCGCGGCGACCGCCGGATTCGCCGCGCTCATGCCGCGGGGAACGCTCGCCCTCCGTCGAGGAGCGCCGAGCGCGCTGGCCGGCCTCACCCTGTTCGGGCTCGGCTACTTCGGCGCGACCAGCCTCGTCACGCTCGCCCTCACCCGGGTGCTCGGGACGTCCCTCACCGAGGCGGGCTGGGCGCTGGGCGGAGCCCCCGTCGCGTGGGCACTGGCGACGCTGGCGATGCCCCGGCTGCAGGATCTCGGGCGCGCCCCGGGACCGGCCGCCGGCCTGCTGGTCACCGCGTGCGGAGTCCTGGGCACCGCCGTACTCCTGGTGACGGGGGCGCCCTTCCCCTGGGCACTCGCGACCTGGATCGTGGTCGGCGCCGGGGTCGGGGTCGCCTACCCGACGCTCTATCTGCGAGCGACCACCCCGGACGGCTCGGCCGACGCCGAGCAGCTGGCGGCGGCGGTGATCACGACCGAGAGCTTCGGCGGCCTGGTCGGCGCGGCGGCGGGCGGGGCTGCGGTGTCGGCGATGATCGGGGGCGGGGTGCGGGCGGACCTGGGCTACGCGACGGTGTACGTCGGCTTCGGGCTGGCGCTGGCCCTGGCGGCCGCGGTCAGCTCTCGCTCTGCGGCCGGTGTCCGCGACACCGGCAGGTGA